From one Solanum lycopersicum chromosome 12, SLM_r2.1 genomic stretch:
- the LOC138340283 gene encoding uncharacterized protein gives MNRLVYFGSTTNEDPLDIVDEAYKILGFMGVNEKEKAEFTPYQLKYVAQVWYKIWADGQEPGEVPITWEFSRFHSWRGSFPDNRGSMDEIRRFVTGASKDLEEVYGGLFTIATPFKALTKQKGGKVIAYASRLLKVHEKNYPTHDLEFAAVRELNLCLKRWLELLNDYDISFHYHLDKANLVANSLSQLIMDNVSHIDDGKKELVKEVKAEYLKPRDLTQSIEIPTWKCESINMDLVFGLPLIRRLHDSIWVIVDKMNKYADIIPVKYTYRAKHYPKLYIDEITDGKEERTIQIHKDMLRTCVIDFKGSWDDHLPLIEFSYNNNYHSSIGMQPFEELYSSRCMSLHLGGFEIGESSILGPNIIHVVVEKRVGDVAYEMKLLNDLASVHQGFHVLMLKKCLGDSTSILPVQGLGVDENLSFEEVVVEILNHQVKRVKNKDVSTLKVLWRNQLVEGATW, from the exons ATGAATCGTCTAGTCTACTTTGGATCCACAACCAATGAGGATCCCCTAGATATTGTGGATGAAGCTTACAAGATTCTTGGTTTCATGGGGGTTAATGAAAAGGAGAAGGCTGAGTTCACTCCATATCAACTCAAATATGTGGCACAAGTGTGGTACAAAATATGGGCAGATGGACAAGAACCTGGAGAAGTTCCTATAACTTGGGAATTCTCAAGATTTCATTCATGGAGAGGTTCTTTCCCAGATAACAGAGGGAG CATGGATGAGATACGCAGGTTTGTGACTGGTGCATCGAAGGATCTGGAGGAG GTTTATGGAGGGCTTTTCACTATTGCTACCCCATTTAAAGCTTTAACAAAGCAGAAG GGTGGCAAAGTGATTGCATATGCATCTAGATTGTTGAAAGTCCACGAGAAGAATTACCCTACCCATGATCTTGAGTTTGCTGCAGTG AGAGAATTAAATCTTTGTTTGAAAAGATGGCTGGAGTTGCTCAATGATTATGACATAAGTTTTCACTATCACCTAGATAAGGCCAATTTAGTGGCTAATTCTTTGAGCCAATTGATCATGGATAATGTATCACATATTGATGATGGGAAGAAAGAGCTGGTTAAAGAG GTTAAGGCCGAATACCTTAAGCCTAGAGATCTTACCCAATCGATTGAGATCCCAACTTGGAAGTGCGAGTCTATTAATATGGATCTTGTGTTTGGTCTACCCTTGATCAGAAGACtacatgattccatttgggtcattGTTGACAAAATGAATAAGTATGCTGACATCATTCCTGTGAAGTATACTTATAGGGCCAAACATTATCCCAAGCTGTATATTGATGAGATA ACGGATGGAAAAgaagagcgtaccattcagatCCATAAAGACATGCTTAGAACGTgtgttattgatttcaaggggagttgggatgatcacttgccactgattgagttctcttataataataactaccattccagcattggGATGCAACCTTTTGAAGAACTATACAGCAGTAGATGTATGTCTCTCCATTTGGGTGGTTTTGAGATAGGAGAGTCTTCCATCCTTGGCCCTAACATCATACACGTGGTTGTGGAAAAG CGAGTAGGGGATGTTGCCTATGAAATGAAGTTACTAAATGACTTGGCTTCTGTTCATCAAGGATTTCATGTTTTGATGCTTAAAAAGTGTCTAGGCGATTCAACATCCATTCTGCCTGTTCAGGGTTTAGGTGTCGATGAGAACCTTTCTTTTGAAGAGGTTGTAGTTGAAATTTTAAATCACCAAGTGAAGCGGGTGAAGAACAAGGATGTTTCCACtctaaaggtgttatggaggaaccaacttgttgagggagcaacatggtaG